TCGATCTTCCTGAGCGTGTTCAACGTGCACGTGAACCGCTCGCCGATCACCGGAACCGTGCTGTTCCAGACCTACCGCCAGGGGAAGATGCTCCCGGCGTTCCGGGACCACGCCTCGGAGCTCAACGAGCGCAACACCCTGGGCATCGAGGGCCAGGGGATCCGGGTCGTGGTGCACCAGATCACCGGCATGCTCGCCCGGCGGATCGTGTGCCGGGTGGGGCCGGGAGACCGGCTCCGGCGGGGGCAACGGTTCGGGCTGATCAAGCTGGGGTCGTGCACCGAGCTGATCCTGCCCGAGGGGGTGGAGCTGAGGGTGCAGCCGGGTCAGATGGTGGCGGGCGGACGGACCGTGATCGCCCGGATTCCGGACGTCAGGACGACGGAACCTCGATCCCCAGCTCCTTGAGCTTCTTGTACAGGCTGGACCGGTCGAGCCCCAGGGCCTCGGCCGCCTGGGGCACGTTCCAGCCGGCGGCCGCCAGGTGCCGGGTGATGTACTCC
This is a stretch of genomic DNA from Deferrisoma camini S3R1. It encodes these proteins:
- a CDS encoding phosphatidylserine decarboxylase family protein, which produces MLPIVPDAWPYVWKLLALAAVTGFLGWETLAWASLGLTAFVVFFFRDPEREVPMEPGLVVSPADGTVLRVDSVEEPFVGGPAVRVSIFLSVFNVHVNRSPITGTVLFQTYRQGKMLPAFRDHASELNERNTLGIEGQGIRVVVHQITGMLARRIVCRVGPGDRLRRGQRFGLIKLGSCTELILPEGVELRVQPGQMVAGGRTVIARIPDVRTTEPRSPAP